The Brassica napus cultivar Da-Ae chromosome C7, Da-Ae, whole genome shotgun sequence genome has a segment encoding these proteins:
- the LOC106407713 gene encoding inositol oxygenase 4, whose protein sequence is MTISIEKPMFEEVSAFQKKSENNTGDLTMASEHDEAFLAPEMNAFGRQFRNYDAENERQKSVEEFYRLQHINQTVDFVKKMRAEYGKLDKMVMSIWECCELLNDVVDESDPDLDEPQIQHLLQSAEAIRKDYPNEEWLHLTALIHDLGKVITLPQFGGLPQWATVGDTFPVGCAFDESNVHHKYFSENPDFHNQAYNTKSGIYTEGCGLNNVMMSWGHDDYMYLVAKENGSTLPSAGQFIIRYHSFYPLHTAGEYTHLMNEEDKENLKWLHVFNKYDLYSKSKVHVDVEKVKPYYMSLIRKYFPENLRW, encoded by the exons ATGACAATCTCTATTGAGAAGCCGATGTTTG AGGAAGTTTCTGCATTCCAGAAGAAGAGCGAGAACAATACCGGAGACTTAACAATGGCCAGCGAACACGATGAAGCATTCTTGGCGCCTGAGATGAATGCATTCGGCCGTCAATTcag GAACTACGATGCTGAGAATGAGAGGCAGAAGAGCGTCGAAGAGTTTTACAGATTACAACACATTAACCAGACAGTCGATTTT GTGAAAAAAATGAGGGCAGAATAtggaaaattagataaaatGGTGATGAGCATTTGGGAATGTTGTGAGCTCCTTAACGATGTGGTGGACGAGAGTGATCCAGATCTCGACGAGCCTCAGATCCAGCATTTGCTTCAATCCGCGGAAGCTATCCGCAAAGATTATCCTAACGAAGAATGGCTTCATCTAACCGCTCTTATCCATG ATCTTGGGAAGGTTATTACACTCCCACAATTCGGAGGACTCCCTCAATGGGCTACTGTTG GTGACACATTTCCTGTTGGGTGTGCATTCGATGAATCTAACGTCCATCACAAG TATTTTTCGGAAAATCCTGATTTTCACAACCAAGCCTACAACACCAAATCTGGTATTTACACAGAAGGATGTGGCTTAAACAATGTAATGATGTCATGGGGCCATGACGACTACATGTATCTG GTGGCTAAGGAGAATGGAAGCACCTTACCGTCAGCCGGACAGTTCATAATTCGATATCACTCATTTTACC CATTGCACACGGCTGGAGAATACACACACCTTATGAACGAGGAAGACAAAGAGAACCTCAAGTGGCTACACGTTTTCAA CAAGTACGACTTGTATAGCAAGAGCAAAGTTCATGTTGATGTCGAGAAGGTGAAGCCTTACTACATGTCACTTATAAGAAAA TATTTTCCGGAGAACTTGAGGTGGTGA
- the LOC106409821 gene encoding cytosolic sulfotransferase 3-like: MEKKELWINLREEDLTSETKTLISSLPSDEPYLGLNLCKYQGTWYYYNFLQGILNVQRGLQPQDTDIIIASFPKSGTLWIKALTVTLFQRSENPSSGDDHPLLSNNPHDLVPILEMHLYRDTHKPDLTKISSSSQRVFSTHMPFHTLQEALKYSPCKVVYICRDAKDCMVSRWRFICRCLNKEEDRNILESMFESFCSGVALFGPFWDHILSYWKASLENPKHVLFMKYDDMKTDPHAQLKKLAEFLGCPISEKEEKNGCVDEILEMCSLSKLRSLEVNMTGESVNGIDNKNHFRKGIVGDWKNYLTPEMGNKMDMIMEEKLKDSGLKF; encoded by the coding sequence atggagaAGAAAGAGTTATGGATTAACTTGAGAGAAGAAGATTTAACCTCAGAAACAAAGACTCTaatctcttctcttccttcagATGAACCATACCTCGGTCTAAACCTCTGCAAATACCAAGGTACTTGGTATTACTACAACTTCCTCCAAGGTATCCTCAATGTCCAGAGAGGTCTTCAGCCTCAAGACACTGATATCATCATCGCATCTTTCCCTAAATCCGGTACCTTATGGATCAAGGCACTCACTGTGACCCTCTTCCAGAGATCAGAGAACCCTTCTTCTGGTGATGATCATCCTCTTTTATCCAACAACCCTCATGACCTCGTACCGATTCTTGAGATGCATCTGTATCGCGACACCCACAAACCGGACTTGACCAAGATCTCATCGTCATCTCAAAGGGTGTTCTCTACTCACATGCCGTTCCATACTCTTCAAGAAGCTCTCAAATACTCTCCTTGCAAGGTAGTGTACATTTGCAGGGATGCTAAGGATTGTATGGTGTCACGTTGGCGTTTCATTTGCAGGTGTCTGAACAAAGAAGAGGACAGAAACATTCTCGAGTCTATGTTCGAGTCCTTCTGCAGCGGGGTTGCCTTGTTTGGTCCCTTTTGGGATCATATCCTGAGTTATTGGAAAGCTAGCTTGGAAAACCCTAAGCATGTTCTGTTTATGAAGTACGATGACATGAAAACAGATCCCCATGCTCAGCTCAAGAAGCTTGCAGAGTTCTTGGGTTGTCCCATTtctgagaaagaagaaaaaaatggatGTGTGGATGAGATCTTGGAGATGTGCTCTCTGTCTAAGCTGAGAAGTTTGGAGGTTAACATGACCGGAGAATCGGTCAATGGCATTGATAACAAGAACCATTTTCGTAAAGGGATAGTCGGTGACTGGAAGAATTATCTAACTCCAGAAATGGGGAACAaaatggacatgatcatggagGAGAAACTCAAAGATTCGGGTCTCAAGTTCTGA
- the LOC106411344 gene encoding arginine--tRNA ligase, cytoplasmic isoform X1 codes for MARSLTLVPVIATPPSSLFTFNRLHHLPSPYSPSGVLRATAKRFTFVTKSKSVTTMAAVQEYPGNLKRQVEKLFDASLRSTVPDETGVETEVTASLPGKPGDYQCNNAMGLWSIIKGKGTQFKGPPAVGQALLKNLPASEMVESCSVAGPGFVNVILSSKWMAKSIETMLIDGIDTWAPSLPVKRAVVDFSSPNIAKEMHVGHLRSTIIGDTLARMLEYSKVEVLRRNHVGDWGTQFGMLIEYLFEKFPDTESVTETAIGDLQSFYKESKSKFDADPEFKEKAQKAVVRLQGGDAIYRKAWTKICDISRAEFAKVYQRLRVELEEKGESFYNPYIAKVIEELNSKGLIEESEGARVIFLEGFNIPLMVVKSDGGFNYASTDLTALWYRLNEEKAEWIVYVTDVGQQQHFSMFFKAARKAGWLPESDKAYPRVDHVGFGLVKGEDGKRFRTRSSEVVRLVDLLDEAKTRSKTALIERGKDKEWTPEELDQTAEAVGYGAVKYADLKNNRSTSYTFNFDQMLSDKGNTAVYLLYAHARICSIIRKSGKDIDELKKTGKLALDHPEERALGLHLLRFAETVEAACANLLPHALCEYLYELSERYTSFYSVHQVIGSAEEASRLLLCEATAIVMRKCFHLLGITPVYKI; via the exons ATGGCAAGAAGCCTAACCCTTGTCCCGGTAATAGCTACACCGCCGTCTTCTCTCTTCACCTTCAATCGTCTCCATCACTTGCCATCTCCTTATTCTCCCTCTG GCGTATTGAGAGCAACGGCTAAGAGATTTACTTTTGTAACCAAGTCAAAGTCAGTGACAACCATGGCTGCT GTTCAAGAATACCCTGGGAATCTAAAACGCCAGGTGGAGAAGCTCTTTGATGCGTCTCTGAGATCAACAGTTCCTGATGAAACCGGTGTTGAGACAGAAGTTACTGCCTCGCTTCCTGGAAAGCCTGGAGATTACCAATG TAATAATGCAATGGGTCTATGGTCCATAATTAAAGGAAAGGGTACTCAGTTCAAGGGTCCTCCAGCTGTTGGACAG GCCCTTTTGAAGAATCTACCTGCTTCTGAGATGGTGGAGTCATGTTCTGTGGCTGGACCTGGTTTTGTTAATGTCATACTATCATCCAAGTGGATGGCTaag AGTATTGAAACTATGCTTATCGATGGGATTGACACATGGGCGCCTTCTCTTCCAGTTAAGAGAGCCGTTGTTGATTTTTCATCTCCCAACATTGCAAAAGAAATGCATGTTGGTCATCTGAGATCGACTATCATAGGTGACACTCTGGCACGCATGCTTGAGTACTCCAAGGTTGAAGTTCTACGCAGAAACCACGTTGGTGACTGGGGAACACAG TTTGGGATGCTCATTGAGTACCTCTTTGAGAAATTTCCTGATACGGAGAGTGTCACTGAGACAGCAATTGGAGATCTTCAG TCGTTTTACAAAGAATCAAAGAGTAAATTTGATGCTGATCCGGAGTTCAAGGAGAAGGCACAAAAGGCTGTGGTCCGTCTACAG GGTGGAGATGCTATTTACCGCAAGGCCTGGACTAAGATTTGTGACATTAGCCGAGCAGAGTTTGCCAAGGTTTATCAACGCCTTAGAGTTGAGCTTGAAGAAAAG GGAGAGAGCTTTTACAACCCCTATATAGCTAAAGTAATTGAGGAACTGAACAGCAAGGGTTTGATTGAAGAAAGTGAGGGTGCTCGTGTGATTTTCCTTGAAGGCTTCAACATCCCACTCATGGTTGTAAAGAGTGACGGTGGTTTTAACTATGCCTCAACAGATCTGACTGCTCTCTG GTATCGGCTTAATGAAGAGAAAGCTGAGTGGATTGTTTATGTGACCGATGTTGGCCAGCAGCAGCACTTTAGCATGTTTTTCAAA GCTGCCAGAAAAGCAGGTTGGCTTCCAGAGAGTGATAAAGCTTACCCTAGAGTTGACCATGTTGGTTTTGGTCTCGTCAAGGGAGAAGATGGCAAGCGGTTCAGAACTCGGTCTTCAGAGGTAGTCCGACTAGTTGATTTGCTAGATGAGGCCAAGACTCGCAGTAAAACTGCCCTTATCGAGCGTG GTAAGGACAAAGAATGGACTCCCGAGGAGCTAGACCAAACAGCTGAGGCAGTTGGATACGGTGCGGTGAA GTATGCTGACTTGAAGAACAACAGATCCACAAGTTATACTTTCAACTTCGATCAAATGCTTAGTGACAAG GGAAATACAGCCGTTTACCTTCTTTACGCCCATGCTCGGATCTGTTCAATCATCAGAAAGTCTGGCAAAGACATAGACGAGCTGAAGAAG ACAGGTAAGCTAGCATTGGATCATCCAGAAGAACGAGCATTGGGGCTTCACTTGCTTCGATTTGCTGAG ACGGTTGAGGCAGCTTGCGCCAACTTGTTGCCGCACGCGCTGTGCGAATACCTCTACGAGTTATCTGAACGCTACACCTCATTCTATTCCGTTCATCAG GTCATTGGTTCAGCAGAGGAGGCAAGCCGTCTCCTACTTTGTGAAGCAACGGCCATAGTGATGCGGAAATGCTTTCACCTTCTTGGAATCACTCCTGTTTACAAGATTTGA
- the LOC106411344 gene encoding arginine--tRNA ligase, chloroplastic/mitochondrial isoform X2, whose amino-acid sequence MAAVQEYPGNLKRQVEKLFDASLRSTVPDETGVETEVTASLPGKPGDYQCNNAMGLWSIIKGKGTQFKGPPAVGQALLKNLPASEMVESCSVAGPGFVNVILSSKWMAKSIETMLIDGIDTWAPSLPVKRAVVDFSSPNIAKEMHVGHLRSTIIGDTLARMLEYSKVEVLRRNHVGDWGTQFGMLIEYLFEKFPDTESVTETAIGDLQSFYKESKSKFDADPEFKEKAQKAVVRLQGGDAIYRKAWTKICDISRAEFAKVYQRLRVELEEKGESFYNPYIAKVIEELNSKGLIEESEGARVIFLEGFNIPLMVVKSDGGFNYASTDLTALWYRLNEEKAEWIVYVTDVGQQQHFSMFFKAARKAGWLPESDKAYPRVDHVGFGLVKGEDGKRFRTRSSEVVRLVDLLDEAKTRSKTALIERGKDKEWTPEELDQTAEAVGYGAVKYADLKNNRSTSYTFNFDQMLSDKGNTAVYLLYAHARICSIIRKSGKDIDELKKTGKLALDHPEERALGLHLLRFAETVEAACANLLPHALCEYLYELSERYTSFYSVHQVIGSAEEASRLLLCEATAIVMRKCFHLLGITPVYKI is encoded by the exons ATGGCTGCT GTTCAAGAATACCCTGGGAATCTAAAACGCCAGGTGGAGAAGCTCTTTGATGCGTCTCTGAGATCAACAGTTCCTGATGAAACCGGTGTTGAGACAGAAGTTACTGCCTCGCTTCCTGGAAAGCCTGGAGATTACCAATG TAATAATGCAATGGGTCTATGGTCCATAATTAAAGGAAAGGGTACTCAGTTCAAGGGTCCTCCAGCTGTTGGACAG GCCCTTTTGAAGAATCTACCTGCTTCTGAGATGGTGGAGTCATGTTCTGTGGCTGGACCTGGTTTTGTTAATGTCATACTATCATCCAAGTGGATGGCTaag AGTATTGAAACTATGCTTATCGATGGGATTGACACATGGGCGCCTTCTCTTCCAGTTAAGAGAGCCGTTGTTGATTTTTCATCTCCCAACATTGCAAAAGAAATGCATGTTGGTCATCTGAGATCGACTATCATAGGTGACACTCTGGCACGCATGCTTGAGTACTCCAAGGTTGAAGTTCTACGCAGAAACCACGTTGGTGACTGGGGAACACAG TTTGGGATGCTCATTGAGTACCTCTTTGAGAAATTTCCTGATACGGAGAGTGTCACTGAGACAGCAATTGGAGATCTTCAG TCGTTTTACAAAGAATCAAAGAGTAAATTTGATGCTGATCCGGAGTTCAAGGAGAAGGCACAAAAGGCTGTGGTCCGTCTACAG GGTGGAGATGCTATTTACCGCAAGGCCTGGACTAAGATTTGTGACATTAGCCGAGCAGAGTTTGCCAAGGTTTATCAACGCCTTAGAGTTGAGCTTGAAGAAAAG GGAGAGAGCTTTTACAACCCCTATATAGCTAAAGTAATTGAGGAACTGAACAGCAAGGGTTTGATTGAAGAAAGTGAGGGTGCTCGTGTGATTTTCCTTGAAGGCTTCAACATCCCACTCATGGTTGTAAAGAGTGACGGTGGTTTTAACTATGCCTCAACAGATCTGACTGCTCTCTG GTATCGGCTTAATGAAGAGAAAGCTGAGTGGATTGTTTATGTGACCGATGTTGGCCAGCAGCAGCACTTTAGCATGTTTTTCAAA GCTGCCAGAAAAGCAGGTTGGCTTCCAGAGAGTGATAAAGCTTACCCTAGAGTTGACCATGTTGGTTTTGGTCTCGTCAAGGGAGAAGATGGCAAGCGGTTCAGAACTCGGTCTTCAGAGGTAGTCCGACTAGTTGATTTGCTAGATGAGGCCAAGACTCGCAGTAAAACTGCCCTTATCGAGCGTG GTAAGGACAAAGAATGGACTCCCGAGGAGCTAGACCAAACAGCTGAGGCAGTTGGATACGGTGCGGTGAA GTATGCTGACTTGAAGAACAACAGATCCACAAGTTATACTTTCAACTTCGATCAAATGCTTAGTGACAAG GGAAATACAGCCGTTTACCTTCTTTACGCCCATGCTCGGATCTGTTCAATCATCAGAAAGTCTGGCAAAGACATAGACGAGCTGAAGAAG ACAGGTAAGCTAGCATTGGATCATCCAGAAGAACGAGCATTGGGGCTTCACTTGCTTCGATTTGCTGAG ACGGTTGAGGCAGCTTGCGCCAACTTGTTGCCGCACGCGCTGTGCGAATACCTCTACGAGTTATCTGAACGCTACACCTCATTCTATTCCGTTCATCAG GTCATTGGTTCAGCAGAGGAGGCAAGCCGTCTCCTACTTTGTGAAGCAACGGCCATAGTGATGCGGAAATGCTTTCACCTTCTTGGAATCACTCCTGTTTACAAGATTTGA
- the LOC106360323 gene encoding arabinogalactan protein 13, producing MEAMKMKLFVAVLVVGMAFSAMQQAAAVEAPAPSPTSDASLSVPTFVATVATLAFGFLF from the coding sequence ATGGAGGCAATGAAGATGAAACTCTTTGTGGCTGTTTTAGTGGTCGGGATGGCCTTCTCTGCCATGCAACAGGCTGCCGCCGTGGAGGCTCCGGCTCCGAGCCCTACTTCCGATGCTTCTTTGTCTGTCCCCACTTTTGTCGCTACCGTAGCCACTTTGGCATTTGGGTTTCTCTTCtaa
- the LOC106407662 gene encoding subtilisin-like protease SBT3.18 isoform X1, with translation MARFLGGISFALTLLLYSSVQATTSHVYIVYLGANRLQNAALASSHHLHLLSKVFTSKEDAGRSMLYSYTYGFSGFSSKLNSTQAASLAKMNQVITVFKSRSLKLHTTRSWDFLGLTVDNAGHTPPPQLAYGSDVIVGIFDTGLVSISGSSLFQSSLNVKICNFRLGIWPESESFREPPEAKPIPSSWKGKCVGGGDVRCNRKLIGARFYLKGFEEAYGELNRTRDREYRSPRDRLGHGTHTASTAVGSVVSNVYGFAGGVARGGAPSARLAVYKTCWGKDLEGVCTEADILAAFDDAVRDGVDVISASFGSSPPLAAFFESSADIGGFHAAERGISVVFSGGNDGPDPGLVQNVAPWAVSVAASTMDRSFPTNIVIDGGYTLTGQSLVSQEITGTLALATTYFDGGVCKWENWLKKLATETIILCFSTLGPVQFIEEAQAAAIRANASALIFAASPTKQLVEEVDVITTVRVDILSGTRIRNYLARSPTVPVVKVGPSKTVIGEITAPSVAYFSSRGPSSLSPDILKPDITAPGIGILGAWPPKTPPTLLPGDHRSVEWNFQSGTSMSCPHVAGVMALLQSAHPDWSPSAIRSAIMTTAGTRDTSNDLILSGGSMKPTDPFDIGAGHINPLKAMYPGLVYNTKTEDYVLFLCNIGYTDQQIKSMLLLHSESSTTCLPSHSCRTNADFNYPSITIPSLRSTRTIKRTVSNVGPNKNTVYFVDIVRPVGVEVKIWPRILVFSNCQQEHSYYVTFKPTKISSGRYVFGEITWTNGFHRVRSPLVVFLSNSGFVAK, from the exons ATGGCAAGATTTCTTGGTGGCATCTCTTTTGCTCTTACATTACTACTTTACTCATCAGTTCAAGCAACAACATCTCAT gtttacATTGTCTATTTAGGTGCTAACCGGCTACAAAACGCTGCTTTAGCTTCAAGCcaccatcttcatcttctttcaaAAGTCTTTACAAG CAAAGAAGATGCGGGACGATCCATGTTGTACAGTTACACATACGGCTTCTCAGGCTTCTCTTCCAAACTTAACTCAACACAAGCTGCTTCTTTAGCAA AAATGAACCAGGTCATAACGGTTTTCAAGAGCCGAAGCTTGAAACTGCATACAACAAGGAGTTGGGACTTCTTAGGTCTCACCGTCGACAACGCCGGCCATACTCCTCCGCCGCAGCTCGCCTATGGCTCCGACGTCATCGTCGGAATCTTTGATACTGGTCTCGTCTCTATCTCGGGATCTTCCTTGTTTCAGAGCTCTCTTAATGTTAAAATCTGTAACTTTCGATTAGGGATTTGGCCGGAATCGGAGAGTTTCAGGGAACCGCCGGAGGCGAAACCGATACCTTCGTCGTGGAAAGGAAAATGCGTCGGAGGAGGAGACGTACGTTGCAACCGCAAACTCATCGGCGCTCGATTTTACCTCAAAGGATTCGAGGAGGCGTACGGGGAGCTCAACCGCACGCGAGATCGGGAATACAGATCGCCGCGCGATCGCCTCGGCCACGGCACGCACACAGCCTCCACCGCCGTTGGATCCGTTGTTTCCAACGTCTACGGGTTCGCCGGCGGCGTCGCTCGAGGCGGAGCTCCGTCGGCGAGGCTGGCGGTGTACAAGACGTGCTGGGGGAAGGATCTCGAAGGGGTTTGCACGGAGGCTGATATCTTGGCGGCTTTCGACGACGCGGTTCGAGACGGCGTGGACGTGATCTCGGCGTCGTTTGGTTCGTCTCCGCCTTTAGCGGCGTTTTTCGAGTCGAGTGCTGATATTGGAGGTTTTCACGCGGCGGAGAGGGGGATTAGTGTTGTTTTCTCCGGTGGGAATGATGGGCCTGATCCTGGTCTTGTTCAGAACGTTGCTCCTTGGGCGGTTTCTGTTGCTGCTTCGACGATGGATCGGAGTTTCCCCACAAACATTGTTATCGACGGTGGTTACACTCTCACG GGGCAGAGCTTGGTTTCTCAGGAGATCACTGGTACATTAGCTCTTGCAACAACGTATTTTGATGGAGG GGTTTGCAAATGGGAGAACTGGTTAAAGAAACTGGCCACTGAGACGATCATTCTATGCTTCTCTACTTTGGGTCCGGTTCAGTTCATAGAAGAAGCACAAGCTGCTGCCATAAGAGCAAACGCATCAGCGCTTATATTTGCAGCCTCACCCACAAAACAGCTTGTGGAAGAAGTAGACGTGATCACAACAGTTCGTGTCGATATCCTTAGTGGGACTAGGATCAGGAACTATCTTGCTCGTTCGCCTAC AGTGCCAGTGGTGAAAGTTGGACCGAGCAAAACTGTTATCGGAGAGATTACAGCACCTTCTGTTGCATATTTCTCCTCAAGAGGACCTAGTTCACTATCACCTGATATTCTCAAG CCAGATATTACAGCGCCTGGCATTGGGATATTGGGAGCATGGCCTCCTAAAACTCCACCTACACTGTTACCAGGAGACCACCGATCTGTTGAGTGGAACTTCCAGTCCGGAACGTCAATGTCATGTCCTCATGTGGCTGGAGTTATGGCACTTCTCCAATCTGCTCACCCTGATTGGTCACCATCTGCAATCAGAAGCGCTATCATGACCACAG CGGGTACAAGAGACACGAGCAATGACTTGATCCTCTCTGGTGGTTCAATGAAGCCCACTGACCCGTTTGATATCGGTGCTGGACATATAAACCCTTTGAAAGCAATGTACCCTGGTCTGGTTTACAATACCAAAACCGAAGACTACGTGCTCTTCTTGTGCAACATTGGCTACACAGATCAACAAATCAAGTCCATGCTTCTTCTCCATTCAGAATCATCCACGACATGCCTTCCCTCTCACTCGTGCCGAACCAATGCGGATTTCAACTATCCATCTATTACCATACCGAGCCTAAGATCCACCAGAACCATAAAACGTACTGTAAGCAACGTTGGTCCAAACAAAAACACGGTTTACTTCGTGGACATCGTTAGACCAGTGGGAGTGGAAGTCAAAATCTGGCCGCGGATTCTGGTGTTCTCGAATTGCCAACAAGAACACTCGTATTATGTTACATTCAAGCCCACCAAGATATCCTCTGGTCGGTATGTGTTTGGAGAGATCACTTGGACAAATGGGTTCCATCGAGTTAGAAGTCCGTTGGTTGTGTTTTTAAGCAACAGTGGTTTTGTTGCAAAGTAG
- the LOC106407662 gene encoding subtilisin-like protease SBT3.18 isoform X2: protein MARFLGGISFALTLLLYSSVQATTSHVYIVYLGANRLQNAALASSHHLHLLSKVFTSKEDAGRSMLYSYTYGFSGFSSKLNSTQAASLAKMNQVITVFKSRSLKLHTTRSWDFLGLTVDNAGHTPPPQLAYGSDVIVGIFDTGIWPESESFREPPEAKPIPSSWKGKCVGGGDVRCNRKLIGARFYLKGFEEAYGELNRTRDREYRSPRDRLGHGTHTASTAVGSVVSNVYGFAGGVARGGAPSARLAVYKTCWGKDLEGVCTEADILAAFDDAVRDGVDVISASFGSSPPLAAFFESSADIGGFHAAERGISVVFSGGNDGPDPGLVQNVAPWAVSVAASTMDRSFPTNIVIDGGYTLTGQSLVSQEITGTLALATTYFDGGVCKWENWLKKLATETIILCFSTLGPVQFIEEAQAAAIRANASALIFAASPTKQLVEEVDVITTVRVDILSGTRIRNYLARSPTVPVVKVGPSKTVIGEITAPSVAYFSSRGPSSLSPDILKPDITAPGIGILGAWPPKTPPTLLPGDHRSVEWNFQSGTSMSCPHVAGVMALLQSAHPDWSPSAIRSAIMTTAGTRDTSNDLILSGGSMKPTDPFDIGAGHINPLKAMYPGLVYNTKTEDYVLFLCNIGYTDQQIKSMLLLHSESSTTCLPSHSCRTNADFNYPSITIPSLRSTRTIKRTVSNVGPNKNTVYFVDIVRPVGVEVKIWPRILVFSNCQQEHSYYVTFKPTKISSGRYVFGEITWTNGFHRVRSPLVVFLSNSGFVAK, encoded by the exons ATGGCAAGATTTCTTGGTGGCATCTCTTTTGCTCTTACATTACTACTTTACTCATCAGTTCAAGCAACAACATCTCAT gtttacATTGTCTATTTAGGTGCTAACCGGCTACAAAACGCTGCTTTAGCTTCAAGCcaccatcttcatcttctttcaaAAGTCTTTACAAG CAAAGAAGATGCGGGACGATCCATGTTGTACAGTTACACATACGGCTTCTCAGGCTTCTCTTCCAAACTTAACTCAACACAAGCTGCTTCTTTAGCAA AAATGAACCAGGTCATAACGGTTTTCAAGAGCCGAAGCTTGAAACTGCATACAACAAGGAGTTGGGACTTCTTAGGTCTCACCGTCGACAACGCCGGCCATACTCCTCCGCCGCAGCTCGCCTATGGCTCCGACGTCATCGTCGGAATCTTTGATACTG GGATTTGGCCGGAATCGGAGAGTTTCAGGGAACCGCCGGAGGCGAAACCGATACCTTCGTCGTGGAAAGGAAAATGCGTCGGAGGAGGAGACGTACGTTGCAACCGCAAACTCATCGGCGCTCGATTTTACCTCAAAGGATTCGAGGAGGCGTACGGGGAGCTCAACCGCACGCGAGATCGGGAATACAGATCGCCGCGCGATCGCCTCGGCCACGGCACGCACACAGCCTCCACCGCCGTTGGATCCGTTGTTTCCAACGTCTACGGGTTCGCCGGCGGCGTCGCTCGAGGCGGAGCTCCGTCGGCGAGGCTGGCGGTGTACAAGACGTGCTGGGGGAAGGATCTCGAAGGGGTTTGCACGGAGGCTGATATCTTGGCGGCTTTCGACGACGCGGTTCGAGACGGCGTGGACGTGATCTCGGCGTCGTTTGGTTCGTCTCCGCCTTTAGCGGCGTTTTTCGAGTCGAGTGCTGATATTGGAGGTTTTCACGCGGCGGAGAGGGGGATTAGTGTTGTTTTCTCCGGTGGGAATGATGGGCCTGATCCTGGTCTTGTTCAGAACGTTGCTCCTTGGGCGGTTTCTGTTGCTGCTTCGACGATGGATCGGAGTTTCCCCACAAACATTGTTATCGACGGTGGTTACACTCTCACG GGGCAGAGCTTGGTTTCTCAGGAGATCACTGGTACATTAGCTCTTGCAACAACGTATTTTGATGGAGG GGTTTGCAAATGGGAGAACTGGTTAAAGAAACTGGCCACTGAGACGATCATTCTATGCTTCTCTACTTTGGGTCCGGTTCAGTTCATAGAAGAAGCACAAGCTGCTGCCATAAGAGCAAACGCATCAGCGCTTATATTTGCAGCCTCACCCACAAAACAGCTTGTGGAAGAAGTAGACGTGATCACAACAGTTCGTGTCGATATCCTTAGTGGGACTAGGATCAGGAACTATCTTGCTCGTTCGCCTAC AGTGCCAGTGGTGAAAGTTGGACCGAGCAAAACTGTTATCGGAGAGATTACAGCACCTTCTGTTGCATATTTCTCCTCAAGAGGACCTAGTTCACTATCACCTGATATTCTCAAG CCAGATATTACAGCGCCTGGCATTGGGATATTGGGAGCATGGCCTCCTAAAACTCCACCTACACTGTTACCAGGAGACCACCGATCTGTTGAGTGGAACTTCCAGTCCGGAACGTCAATGTCATGTCCTCATGTGGCTGGAGTTATGGCACTTCTCCAATCTGCTCACCCTGATTGGTCACCATCTGCAATCAGAAGCGCTATCATGACCACAG CGGGTACAAGAGACACGAGCAATGACTTGATCCTCTCTGGTGGTTCAATGAAGCCCACTGACCCGTTTGATATCGGTGCTGGACATATAAACCCTTTGAAAGCAATGTACCCTGGTCTGGTTTACAATACCAAAACCGAAGACTACGTGCTCTTCTTGTGCAACATTGGCTACACAGATCAACAAATCAAGTCCATGCTTCTTCTCCATTCAGAATCATCCACGACATGCCTTCCCTCTCACTCGTGCCGAACCAATGCGGATTTCAACTATCCATCTATTACCATACCGAGCCTAAGATCCACCAGAACCATAAAACGTACTGTAAGCAACGTTGGTCCAAACAAAAACACGGTTTACTTCGTGGACATCGTTAGACCAGTGGGAGTGGAAGTCAAAATCTGGCCGCGGATTCTGGTGTTCTCGAATTGCCAACAAGAACACTCGTATTATGTTACATTCAAGCCCACCAAGATATCCTCTGGTCGGTATGTGTTTGGAGAGATCACTTGGACAAATGGGTTCCATCGAGTTAGAAGTCCGTTGGTTGTGTTTTTAAGCAACAGTGGTTTTGTTGCAAAGTAG